Proteins from one Flavobacterium sp. N2038 genomic window:
- a CDS encoding LytR/AlgR family response regulator transcription factor: MNQIRTLIIEDEPAIRKELQWLVSQEESLKLEAVAGSVKESLQIIKNTELDLILMDIQLTDGTAFDILNQLEQPSFHIIFITAYNHFAIKAIKYGALDYLLKPIDSDEFAAAIQKVSKVKQIDYLRQINFLKEYSVSKSIDMNSSICITSLDCMQIVRLNEIVHLSGEGSYTQIHLESKKIVTASKPLKYYEDILPGDFFIKTHQSYIVNKNFIDKYMKTGIIIMKNSSEIPVATRRKEFVMDHLNPLR; the protein is encoded by the coding sequence ATGAACCAAATACGAACCTTGATTATAGAAGATGAACCGGCGATAAGAAAAGAATTGCAGTGGTTGGTTTCACAAGAAGAATCCTTAAAGTTAGAAGCAGTGGCCGGTTCTGTAAAAGAGTCATTGCAAATCATAAAAAACACAGAGCTTGATTTAATTTTAATGGATATTCAATTGACAGACGGTACTGCATTTGATATATTGAATCAGTTAGAACAGCCTTCTTTTCATATTATTTTTATCACAGCTTATAATCATTTTGCCATAAAAGCGATTAAGTATGGTGCACTGGATTATCTTTTAAAACCAATTGATAGCGATGAATTTGCAGCTGCAATCCAAAAAGTCAGCAAAGTCAAGCAGATTGATTATCTCAGACAAATTAATTTTTTGAAAGAATATAGTGTTTCAAAATCTATTGATATGAACTCCAGTATTTGTATCACGTCTTTAGACTGTATGCAGATAGTCCGGTTGAATGAAATTGTACATCTTTCAGGTGAAGGATCTTATACCCAAATTCATCTTGAAAGTAAAAAAATAGTAACTGCTTCTAAACCTTTAAAATACTATGAAGATATCCTGCCTGGCGATTTTTTTATAAAAACACACCAGTCCTATATTGTCAACAAAAACTTTATTGACAAATACATGAAAACGGGTATAATCATTATGAAGAATTCTTCTGAAATTCCTGTTGCAACTCGTAGAAAAGAGTTTGTGATGGATCATTTAAATCCTTTGAGATAA
- a CDS encoding sensor histidine kinase — MSKTVWFVLLILFSCQQKSEKVVIHPEKMLEKIQVISDSLDQSPQSDKLVFWSGRLKEKEYSKTGPALAFIHYNLAKNFAKTSIDSSKKHINIALNLIEKEKEFNALKFTIYNGAGLISEHEGKFYQSIYYFNKSAAIIMSDDSLQCKPLAKVICLLNAAQDNNKISQYPKSIEQNQLALKILKKLPEDHYKYNFRAYSQLFTACEESNTYKSDSLLFYIKKLKQISVKTNDPMQIRFTNEHMAHYYTLSNRYNQAIHYYNLVKQYDAGILLADPENPIAIKNLYTTIANLIDLHVQTKQFTDAEDLIKQADKIEEQHLQILSYYEKSLNKKAKMHYYLAKGDNFKAQNEANQVLELKDNILRNSGIQATEEMATIYELQAKDKSIYGLNKTIDYTTNRLEHNKLLLFIVGLLALLAVSWIFLLYFFQRQKRQKQEKEKILLQQQLLRTQMEPHFIFNTLSALQSFIRFDEKDKSIKYLSQFSKLLRSSLELSRKNYVPLDQELEAIENYLSLQQMRFEYAFIYEIITPDTDTTAVLIPPMLIQPFVENAIIHGISNHSDKGSIIIEILSQENQLLVKITDNGKGYQDKPNIEVDHQSLSGIIARERLEILARENKIKTNIEIISNENGTTVLLTLPIKN; from the coding sequence ATGAGCAAAACGGTATGGTTTGTATTGCTGATCTTATTTTCATGCCAGCAGAAATCGGAAAAAGTAGTGATACATCCGGAAAAAATGCTGGAAAAAATACAAGTAATCAGTGATAGTCTGGATCAAAGTCCCCAAAGTGATAAACTTGTTTTTTGGTCCGGCAGGCTAAAAGAAAAAGAGTATTCAAAAACAGGCCCGGCTTTAGCTTTTATACATTACAATCTTGCTAAAAATTTTGCAAAGACTAGTATTGACAGCTCTAAAAAGCATATCAATATTGCTTTAAATTTAATCGAAAAGGAAAAAGAATTTAATGCACTTAAATTTACGATTTACAATGGTGCTGGTTTAATATCGGAACACGAAGGGAAGTTTTATCAATCGATCTATTATTTCAATAAATCGGCTGCTATAATCATGAGTGACGATTCGCTTCAATGCAAACCATTAGCAAAAGTGATTTGCTTACTTAATGCGGCTCAGGATAATAATAAAATTAGCCAGTATCCAAAATCTATTGAGCAGAATCAGCTTGCTTTGAAAATTCTAAAAAAGCTGCCGGAAGATCATTACAAATACAATTTCAGGGCATATTCGCAATTGTTTACAGCCTGCGAAGAAAGTAATACCTATAAGTCAGATTCGCTACTTTTTTATATTAAAAAACTAAAGCAAATTTCTGTAAAAACAAATGATCCTATGCAAATTAGATTTACCAATGAGCATATGGCACATTATTACACATTGAGTAACAGATATAATCAAGCGATACATTATTACAATTTGGTAAAACAATATGATGCAGGAATTTTATTAGCCGATCCAGAAAATCCAATCGCGATTAAAAACCTATACACCACTATAGCCAATCTTATTGATTTGCATGTTCAGACCAAACAATTTACTGATGCAGAAGACCTAATTAAGCAGGCAGATAAAATAGAAGAACAGCATTTGCAGATATTATCTTATTATGAAAAGAGCCTTAATAAAAAAGCAAAAATGCATTATTATTTAGCCAAAGGAGATAATTTTAAAGCTCAAAATGAAGCCAATCAGGTATTAGAATTAAAAGATAATATCCTGAGAAATTCGGGTATTCAGGCTACAGAAGAAATGGCCACGATTTACGAGCTCCAAGCCAAAGACAAGTCTATTTATGGGCTTAATAAAACAATTGATTATACTACAAATCGTCTGGAGCACAATAAACTACTATTGTTTATTGTTGGATTACTGGCGTTGCTGGCAGTTTCATGGATATTTCTGCTTTATTTTTTCCAAAGGCAAAAAAGACAAAAGCAGGAAAAAGAGAAAATTTTACTGCAACAGCAATTGCTTAGAACACAAATGGAACCTCATTTTATCTTCAATACGTTATCAGCATTGCAAAGTTTTATCAGGTTTGACGAGAAGGATAAATCAATAAAGTATTTAAGTCAATTCAGTAAATTACTCCGAAGCTCTTTAGAATTAAGCCGAAAAAATTATGTTCCGCTTGACCAGGAACTTGAGGCTATAGAGAACTATTTGAGCTTGCAGCAAATGCGTTTTGAATATGCATTTATTTACGAGATAATAACACCAGATACAGATACTACGGCAGTATTAATTCCTCCTATGCTCATTCAGCCCTTCGTCGAAAATGCCATTATCCACGGTATTAGCAATCACTCTGATAAGGGATCAATAATAATAGAAATCCTTTCGCAGGAAAATCAATTGCTGGTAAAAATTACTGATAATGGAAAAGGATATCAGGACAAACCAAATATAGAGGTTGATCATCAGTCGTTATCGGGTATTATAGCCCGGGAACGTTTGGAGATTTTGGCCC